A stretch of the Nitratireductor thuwali genome encodes the following:
- a CDS encoding ABC transporter permease codes for MNGNYRILLPVLSLAVLMAAVFYLQPRAMSYFGLNLLFNLAVPIALATIAQMMIIMVNDIDLSVGTFVSFVACVTATFLNEAPLIGAAILAASILTYAALGALIHARQLPAIVVTLGMSFVWGGLAVLILPSPGGAAPAWIRTLMTVKPPLVPMAIVASVGIAALTHLLIMRSSTGTLLRGVGGNTRAVLRAGWSVTRLKAGAYALAGFFGVLSGMSLVGLTTSADANIALRYTLLSIAGVILGGGEFTGGRISPVGAVIGALTLALAGSFLSFMRLSPDWQIGAQGAILILVLAVRLVFSRRSARVEG; via the coding sequence ATGAACGGCAACTACCGCATATTGCTGCCGGTGCTTTCGCTGGCGGTGCTGATGGCCGCCGTCTTCTATCTCCAGCCACGGGCCATGAGCTATTTCGGGCTCAACCTTCTGTTCAATCTGGCGGTGCCCATCGCGCTGGCGACGATCGCCCAGATGATGATCATCATGGTCAACGACATCGACCTTTCGGTGGGCACGTTCGTGAGCTTCGTCGCATGCGTGACGGCCACCTTCCTCAACGAGGCGCCATTGATCGGCGCCGCGATACTGGCCGCTTCCATCCTCACCTATGCGGCGCTGGGCGCGCTGATCCACGCGCGCCAGCTCCCGGCCATCGTGGTCACGCTCGGCATGTCCTTCGTCTGGGGCGGGCTGGCCGTTCTCATCCTTCCCTCCCCCGGCGGCGCGGCGCCGGCCTGGATCCGCACGCTGATGACGGTCAAGCCACCGCTGGTGCCGATGGCCATCGTCGCCAGCGTGGGTATTGCCGCCCTCACCCATCTCCTGATCATGCGGTCCTCGACCGGAACGCTGCTGCGCGGCGTCGGCGGCAACACGCGGGCCGTGCTTCGGGCCGGCTGGTCGGTGACGCGGCTCAAGGCGGGCGCCTATGCGCTGGCCGGGTTCTTCGGCGTCCTGTCGGGGATGAGCCTAGTCGGCCTCACCACCTCGGCCGACGCCAATATCGCGCTGCGCTACACCCTGCTTTCCATCGCCGGCGTGATCCTCGGGGGCGGCGAGTTCACCGGCGGCAGGATCTCGCCGGTGGGTGCGGTGATCGGAGCGCTGACGCTGGCGCTGGCCGGCAGCTTCCTGTCGTTCATGCGGCTTTCGCCCGACTGGCAGATCGGCGCGCAGGGCGCGATCCTGATCCTCGTTCTGGCCGTCCGCCTGGTGTTTTCGCGCCGCAGCGCGCGCGTGGAAGGATAG
- a CDS encoding sugar ABC transporter ATP-binding protein, with amino-acid sequence MQPPLTGGPAPENPLVSLIDARMHFGAVRALDGVSLTISPGECLGLIGHNGAGKSTAVNVINGGLTPTGGAVEYTLPDGTRATGTVAARAAGIRSVFQELSLCPNLTVEENLRIPQHDLSGPGWRRTARKRIARALDEVFPGHRIRPGMTVGGLTLAERQMVEIATGFAEATHPARLVILDEPTSSLDASIARQLLDYVRGFCARGGAVIFISHMLGEVFEVATRIDVMKDGKITQSRPVAAFTQQGLIDAMGHVASAEAASAIRQDAATRIGAEVLRTDEGLSARRGEIVGLAGLAGHGQAEALARFFMARSSGPRHSSDPQVVFVAGDRTRDGVMPLWSILRNLTLTHLPALSRRGIVDRAAEKALGAEWKKRIGIRTDDILNPILSLSGGNQQKVLFARSLASSAPIVVMDDPMRGVDVGTKREAYDMIRVEAASGRTFLWYSTETEEICQCDRVFVFRNGRISAELTGDEINEENILAASFEMQESAA; translated from the coding sequence ATGCAGCCGCCCTTGACCGGTGGTCCTGCTCCCGAGAACCCGCTGGTTTCCCTCATCGACGCGCGCATGCATTTCGGTGCCGTGCGCGCGCTCGACGGAGTGAGCCTGACCATTAGCCCGGGCGAGTGCCTCGGGCTGATCGGGCACAACGGAGCCGGCAAATCCACCGCCGTGAATGTCATCAACGGCGGACTCACGCCGACCGGCGGAGCCGTGGAATACACGCTGCCCGACGGGACGCGGGCAACGGGGACGGTTGCCGCCCGTGCGGCGGGCATCCGCAGCGTGTTCCAGGAACTTTCGCTTTGCCCGAACCTCACGGTCGAGGAGAACCTGCGCATTCCCCAGCACGACCTTTCCGGGCCCGGCTGGCGGCGCACGGCGCGAAAGCGCATCGCCAGGGCGCTCGACGAGGTTTTCCCCGGCCACAGGATCAGGCCCGGCATGACCGTCGGCGGGTTGACGCTGGCCGAGCGCCAGATGGTGGAGATCGCCACCGGCTTCGCCGAGGCCACCCACCCGGCGCGGCTGGTCATCCTCGACGAGCCCACATCGTCGCTCGACGCGTCGATCGCCCGCCAGTTGCTCGACTATGTGCGCGGCTTCTGCGCCCGGGGAGGCGCCGTCATCTTCATCTCGCACATGCTGGGCGAGGTTTTCGAGGTGGCCACCCGCATCGATGTCATGAAGGACGGCAAGATCACCCAGTCCCGGCCCGTGGCGGCGTTCACGCAGCAGGGGCTGATCGACGCGATGGGCCATGTGGCCAGCGCCGAGGCGGCGAGCGCGATCCGGCAGGACGCGGCCACGCGCATCGGCGCTGAGGTGCTGCGCACCGATGAGGGACTGAGCGCGCGGCGCGGCGAGATCGTCGGGCTTGCGGGACTGGCCGGCCACGGACAGGCCGAAGCCCTCGCCCGCTTCTTCATGGCGCGTTCGAGCGGCCCGCGCCATTCATCCGATCCGCAGGTCGTATTCGTGGCCGGCGACCGCACCCGCGACGGCGTGATGCCGCTCTGGTCGATCCTGCGCAATCTGACGCTGACGCATCTGCCCGCGCTGTCGCGACGCGGCATCGTCGACCGCGCCGCCGAGAAGGCGCTCGGCGCCGAGTGGAAGAAGCGGATCGGCATCCGCACCGACGATATCCTCAATCCGATCCTGTCGCTGTCGGGCGGCAACCAGCAGAAGGTGCTGTTCGCTCGCTCGCTCGCCTCCAGCGCGCCCATCGTGGTGATGGACGACCCGATGCGCGGCGTCGACGTGGGGACCAAGCGCGAGGCCTACGACATGATCCGGGTTGAGGCCGCTTCCGGCCGGACATTCCTGTGGTATTCGACCGAGACCGAGGAAATCTGCCAGTGCGACCGGGTTTTCGTGTTCCGCAACGGCAGGATTTCCGCCGAACTGACCGGCGACGAGATCAACGAGGAGAACATCCTCGCGGCGTCCTTCGAAATGCAGGAGAGCGCCGCATGA